A single window of Flavobacteriales bacterium DNA harbors:
- a CDS encoding class I SAM-dependent methyltransferase, protein MSTRVKQDFESYWAQTDNTFHANQDQASLNKYAAEICYLVGFGHRLLDCGCGNGDFLPELSRHFKKITAIDFSEKMLEKASEQLQKEGIGHVELMRGDIRDLKELCKKETFDVILCNAALQYLTVTEAEQFVRTCKGLLNENGKLVLMNIPDRKLKSLYLTNLYKDDGSRSDMAMFFQSLRARFYLFRKKLFSNRKGDSAQIGTWFTYHDFKNIASKSGMSCYFSYSMYPPYGYRFHVEMYPQRS, encoded by the coding sequence GTGAGTACCAGGGTAAAACAGGATTTCGAAAGCTATTGGGCCCAAACGGATAATACATTTCACGCCAACCAGGACCAGGCGAGCCTGAATAAATATGCTGCCGAGATTTGTTACCTTGTTGGTTTCGGCCATCGGTTGTTGGACTGCGGATGCGGCAACGGTGATTTTCTTCCCGAGCTGAGCCGACACTTTAAAAAGATCACCGCTATTGACTTTTCAGAAAAAATGTTGGAAAAGGCATCCGAGCAATTGCAAAAAGAAGGAATCGGTCACGTCGAACTCATGCGCGGAGATATCAGGGATCTTAAAGAATTGTGCAAGAAGGAAACATTCGATGTCATTTTGTGCAATGCGGCATTGCAATATCTTACCGTAACCGAAGCGGAGCAATTTGTCCGCACATGCAAGGGTTTGCTGAATGAAAACGGCAAACTGGTGTTAATGAACATTCCCGACCGGAAGCTCAAATCACTCTACCTGACGAATCTCTATAAGGATGATGGATCGCGCAGTGATATGGCCATGTTCTTTCAATCCTTGCGCGCCCGCTTTTACCTGTTCCGGAAAAAACTTTTTTCGAACCGAAAAGGCGATTCGGCTCAGATCGGTACTTGGTTCACTTACCACGATTTCAAGAACATTGCCTCAAAATCCGGCATGAGCTGCTACTTCTCATACTCCATGTACCCGCCATACGGATATCGCTTTCATGTGGAAATGTATCCGCAACGATCCTGA
- the asnB gene encoding asparagine synthase (glutamine-hydrolyzing) → MCGIAGILSVKRAEAQLERMTSQLMHRGPDGFGYFTDSEAGVYLGHRRLKILDLSDQAAQPMTSACGRYVIVYNGEVYNYRELASELDISWRTSCDTEVILEAFCVWGIDVVPRLNGMFAFAIYDKQDRVLTLCRDRMGIKPLYYYQGAGTLAFASELKALMQAEVPATVSMRHIQSFLHMGFVPEPDTVFEKIHKLPAGSVGTWKNGEWNIHSYWDLAAVVTRDLVKDEQQAKAELKKKLYDSVGYRLISDVKVGAFLSGGTDSSLVTAIASELMPGSLNTFSVAFENAPFDESGFARKVADALKTDHHELYVTQREARDLLPDVMAHFDQPFADTSALPFYLVSRYAGNHVTVALSGDGGDELFLGYGLYDWRRRLANPLVWGCRKPLSGMLRNLSHQRYQKAAHLLNCASRKELSDHLFSQEQGFFARKEIHPLLKHAVPDATLPAGHPLKRRLTDCEQQALFDMNGYLKDDLLEKVDMTSMRASLEVRVPLLDHNVVTYAMNLDPSLKVHGRIKKYLLKELLADYLPPELVHRPKWGFSIPLAGWLKGDLSFLIDEYLSDRLLQEVGLFDIQQVKRYVDAFRRGNDYLFHRVWLMIVMQQFLNKVKPELSL, encoded by the coding sequence ATGTGCGGTATCGCAGGTATTCTGTCAGTAAAAAGAGCGGAAGCCCAGCTGGAGCGGATGACAAGTCAGCTGATGCATCGGGGACCGGACGGATTCGGGTATTTTACGGATTCGGAGGCCGGTGTGTATCTGGGACACAGAAGGCTGAAAATACTTGATCTTTCGGACCAGGCGGCGCAGCCCATGACCAGTGCATGCGGCCGGTATGTGATCGTATACAACGGCGAAGTCTATAACTATCGGGAGCTTGCTTCCGAATTGGATATAAGTTGGCGTACGTCGTGCGATACGGAAGTAATCCTGGAAGCATTCTGTGTTTGGGGTATAGATGTAGTTCCTAGGCTGAACGGCATGTTCGCCTTTGCCATCTATGACAAACAGGATCGCGTGTTGACCCTGTGTCGTGACAGGATGGGTATCAAACCTTTGTATTACTACCAGGGAGCGGGAACACTTGCGTTTGCTTCAGAACTCAAGGCATTGATGCAAGCAGAAGTACCCGCAACCGTATCCATGCGGCACATACAGTCTTTCCTGCATATGGGATTTGTGCCCGAACCGGATACGGTATTCGAAAAGATACATAAACTCCCGGCCGGTTCCGTGGGTACCTGGAAAAACGGTGAATGGAACATACATTCATACTGGGACCTCGCTGCCGTTGTGACCCGGGACCTGGTGAAAGATGAACAACAGGCGAAAGCCGAACTTAAAAAGAAACTTTACGATTCGGTAGGGTATCGGTTGATCAGCGATGTGAAGGTAGGCGCATTCCTGAGCGGGGGAACAGATTCCAGCCTGGTAACCGCTATTGCATCGGAGCTGATGCCAGGAAGCTTGAATACGTTTTCCGTGGCATTCGAAAATGCACCGTTTGACGAATCGGGTTTTGCAAGAAAAGTGGCTGATGCCCTGAAGACCGATCACCATGAACTGTACGTGACCCAACGAGAGGCCCGGGACCTGCTGCCGGATGTGATGGCACATTTCGATCAGCCTTTTGCAGATACCTCTGCTTTGCCGTTTTACCTGGTGTCCAGGTATGCCGGGAACCATGTGACCGTTGCACTTTCCGGTGACGGAGGAGATGAATTATTTTTGGGATATGGCCTGTACGATTGGAGAAGGCGACTGGCAAACCCGTTGGTGTGGGGATGTAGAAAACCGTTGAGTGGTATGCTGCGGAATTTGTCACATCAACGGTATCAGAAAGCGGCGCACCTGCTGAATTGTGCAAGTCGCAAGGAATTGTCCGATCATCTTTTTTCACAGGAACAAGGATTTTTTGCACGTAAAGAAATTCATCCCCTGTTGAAGCATGCGGTTCCTGATGCGACTCTCCCTGCCGGTCATCCGCTGAAAAGAAGGTTGACGGATTGTGAGCAACAGGCACTGTTTGATATGAACGGTTATCTCAAGGATGATTTGCTTGAAAAAGTGGACATGACATCGATGCGTGCCTCCCTGGAAGTTAGGGTTCCTTTGCTGGACCACAATGTGGTGACCTATGCGATGAATCTCGATCCGTCACTTAAGGTTCACGGGCGGATTAAGAAATATCTGTTGAAAGAATTGTTGGCCGATTACCTCCCGCCCGAATTGGTGCATCGCCCGAAGTGGGGGTTCTCTATTCCCCTGGCCGGATGGCTGAAGGGAGACTTGTCTTTTCTGATTGATGAGTACCTGTCTGATCGGCTGTTACAAGAAGTTGGTTTGTTCGATATACAACAGGTGAAACGTTATGTAGATGCCTTCCGGAGAGGAAATGATTACCTTTTCCACCGCGTCTGGTTAATGATTGTTATGCAACAGTTTTTAAATAAGGTAAAACCTGAACTTTCACTGTGA
- a CDS encoding class I SAM-dependent methyltransferase, with product MNLYHQYCTLCGAQALKDLPAFKRHYLCKCSNCGHVFARKIPDQATLISHYDGYGRDDYLSPLTVQSYHRLLDTFEPFRNTGKLLDMGCGIGYFLEEAKKRGWEVYGTEYSTQAVNICASKGIHMKSGAVSKDMFAPGMFDVVTSFEVIEHLHNVHDFVSAASLFLRSKGLLYITTPNFNSLLRYALGEKYNVLGYPEHLSYFTRSTLIRLAESEGFTTTKVLTTGLSVSRCRTSMQNDTNANAVSPVSTDEKIRKAFGGSLVMGNLKNAINGLLNGLGLGDSLKGYFVRR from the coding sequence GTGAACCTGTACCATCAATATTGTACGCTTTGCGGTGCACAGGCGTTGAAGGATTTACCTGCATTCAAGCGCCATTATCTTTGCAAGTGCAGCAACTGCGGCCATGTCTTTGCAAGAAAAATTCCCGATCAGGCCACATTAATTTCCCACTATGATGGATATGGCCGTGATGACTATCTGTCGCCGTTAACGGTTCAAAGCTATCATCGGTTGCTGGATACATTTGAGCCCTTTCGCAATACAGGCAAGCTACTGGATATGGGTTGCGGCATCGGGTATTTTCTGGAGGAAGCCAAAAAGAGAGGCTGGGAGGTGTACGGAACAGAGTATTCAACCCAGGCTGTAAATATTTGCGCTTCAAAAGGAATTCACATGAAATCGGGTGCTGTCTCCAAAGACATGTTTGCACCGGGTATGTTTGATGTGGTAACCAGTTTTGAAGTGATTGAGCATCTCCATAATGTGCACGATTTTGTTTCCGCCGCCAGTTTGTTTTTACGGTCGAAAGGCTTGCTGTACATCACAACACCGAATTTCAATTCCCTTCTTCGTTACGCATTGGGAGAAAAATACAACGTGCTGGGCTATCCTGAACATTTGAGCTATTTCACCAGGTCAACGCTTATTCGTCTTGCGGAGAGCGAAGGATTCACCACCACAAAAGTATTGACTACAGGTTTAAGCGTGAGCAGATGTCGCACCAGCATGCAAAATGATACCAACGCCAATGCGGTTTCTCCTGTGAGCACGGATGAAAAAATAAGAAAAGCCTTCGGTGGTTCTTTGGTGATGGGAAATCTAAAAAATGCAATCAACGGTTTGTTGAATGGCCTGGGTCTGGGTGACTCATTGAAGGGATACTTTGTTCGGCGTTAA
- a CDS encoding glycosyltransferase, whose amino-acid sequence MKILYITYDGLTDPLGGSQVLPYVIGLAAAGNHFHIISFEKEDAYRRRKADVDKLMNEHGIGWTPLTYTKWPPVLSTLWDLHRMKQTAYEIHKRQLFDLVHCRSYIAALAGVEMKRRFGVPFLFDMRGFWADERVEGGIWNLKNPAIKRVYKYFKKKEKEFITTADAVVSLTENGRQEMLQWSLAGAAFPPIQVIPCCADMDLFNNHHDREASRAWRNRFGLPDDAFVLGYLGSVGTWYMLPEMLDFFRELLTTKPHARFLFITPDPPEMIKDMAQQRGVDASRIHVAFLPRQEVASAIHVFDLGIFFIRPCYSKKASSPTKMGELLASGIPIVCNAGVGDVDLVYRELFESPAITDLSKHGFAKWMKTIDTVCAFPGERLRETAVRHFSLETGVKKYREIYQAIANRR is encoded by the coding sequence ATGAAAATTCTCTACATCACTTATGACGGTTTAACCGATCCCCTCGGTGGTTCGCAGGTGTTGCCATATGTGATCGGACTTGCTGCGGCAGGGAATCATTTCCATATCATAAGCTTCGAAAAGGAAGATGCATACCGGCGACGGAAAGCCGATGTGGATAAGCTGATGAACGAACACGGTATAGGATGGACACCCCTTACATATACCAAATGGCCGCCCGTTTTGTCCACCCTGTGGGACTTGCACAGGATGAAACAAACGGCCTATGAAATCCACAAAAGACAACTGTTTGATCTTGTTCACTGCCGGAGCTATATTGCTGCACTCGCAGGTGTAGAAATGAAACGCAGGTTCGGTGTTCCTTTCTTGTTTGATATGCGCGGTTTCTGGGCCGATGAAAGGGTGGAAGGTGGTATCTGGAACCTCAAGAATCCTGCAATCAAACGGGTTTACAAGTATTTCAAAAAGAAGGAAAAGGAATTCATTACAACAGCAGACGCCGTGGTATCACTGACCGAGAACGGCCGGCAGGAAATGCTGCAATGGAGCCTTGCGGGAGCTGCGTTCCCGCCCATTCAGGTGATCCCTTGTTGTGCGGATATGGATCTTTTTAACAACCATCATGACCGGGAGGCTTCGCGGGCCTGGCGAAACCGGTTCGGGTTGCCCGATGATGCATTCGTTCTGGGTTACCTCGGTTCTGTCGGAACATGGTACATGCTGCCTGAGATGCTGGATTTTTTTCGTGAGCTCTTAACAACCAAACCCCACGCCCGGTTCCTTTTTATTACACCTGACCCTCCGGAAATGATCAAGGACATGGCGCAACAGCGTGGTGTGGATGCCAGCCGCATACATGTTGCATTTTTGCCACGGCAGGAAGTGGCTTCAGCCATTCATGTGTTTGATCTCGGTATTTTCTTCATTCGTCCGTGCTATTCAAAAAAGGCATCCTCCCCAACCAAAATGGGTGAATTGCTGGCGTCCGGTATACCCATCGTTTGCAACGCCGGAGTGGGTGACGTGGACCTGGTGTACCGTGAATTGTTCGAATCTCCGGCCATTACAGATCTCAGCAAGCATGGATTCGCAAAGTGGATGAAGACCATTGACACCGTCTGCGCTTTTCCCGGGGAACGACTACGGGAAACCGCTGTCCGCCATTTTTCGTTAGAAACCGGAGTGAAAAAGTACAGGGAAATATATCAGGCCATAGCGAATCGCAGATGA
- a CDS encoding glycosyltransferase family 4 protein: MNGEKRRILYIAAHRPGRSPGQRFRFEQYMPLLEANGYEITHSHIIDEKDDKVFYSRGNYLRKTAIIFKSFLRRLDDVLKANHFDLIIVYREAIMLGSTVFERMLRKSDTPVVMDFDDAIWLQDVSEGNERLAWLKRPSKTDEIIAMSNAVFAGNTYLANYAKRFNPNVHLIPTTIDVNYHLPAATRPSEGTVRVGWTGTSTTLKHYDEAVPALKELKTRWGDRVRFRVIADVPPCMEGFDVEFVKWNKHSEIQDLATFDIGLMPLPDNDWARGKCGFKGLQYMSMGIPAVMSPVGVNADIITDGVNGFLASSQQDWLEKLSRLIESETLRKQLGTAGRKTVEDRFSLQAIGPHYLELIDRLINRT; this comes from the coding sequence ATGAACGGAGAGAAACGGAGGATCCTGTATATTGCAGCACATCGCCCGGGACGGTCGCCGGGGCAGCGCTTCAGGTTTGAACAATACATGCCGTTGCTGGAGGCCAATGGCTACGAGATCACACACTCACACATCATCGATGAGAAAGATGACAAGGTGTTTTACAGCCGGGGCAACTACCTGCGCAAAACCGCCATCATCTTCAAAAGCTTTTTGCGCCGCCTGGACGATGTACTCAAGGCGAATCATTTCGATTTGATTATCGTCTACAGGGAAGCGATTATGCTCGGATCAACCGTGTTCGAGCGCATGCTCAGAAAGTCGGATACACCCGTGGTAATGGACTTCGATGATGCCATCTGGTTGCAGGATGTTTCCGAGGGCAACGAACGTTTGGCCTGGCTGAAACGACCCTCCAAAACGGATGAGATCATCGCCATGTCCAATGCCGTTTTTGCAGGCAATACCTACCTTGCCAATTACGCGAAACGATTCAACCCGAATGTGCATTTAATCCCAACCACCATCGATGTGAACTACCACCTTCCGGCCGCCACCAGGCCGTCTGAAGGAACAGTTCGGGTTGGCTGGACGGGTACTTCCACCACCCTGAAGCATTACGATGAAGCGGTGCCTGCCCTGAAAGAACTCAAAACCAGGTGGGGTGATCGGGTGAGGTTCAGGGTCATTGCCGATGTGCCTCCATGTATGGAAGGGTTTGATGTTGAATTCGTAAAATGGAACAAACACTCCGAAATACAGGATCTTGCCACATTTGATATCGGCCTGATGCCGTTGCCGGATAATGACTGGGCCCGCGGTAAATGCGGTTTCAAAGGACTTCAATACATGTCAATGGGTATACCCGCAGTGATGTCGCCGGTGGGTGTGAATGCGGATATCATCACTGATGGCGTGAACGGTTTTCTGGCATCCTCCCAACAGGATTGGTTGGAAAAGCTGTCTCGTCTGATCGAGTCGGAAACGTTGCGGAAACAGCTGGGAACTGCCGGCAGAAAAACCGTTGAAGACCGATTTTCCCTGCAGGCCATCGGGCCCCATTACCTGGAACTGATCGACCGCCTGATCAACAGAACCTGA
- a CDS encoding 23S rRNA (pseudouridine(1915)-N(3))-methyltransferase RlmH produces the protein MKITLILIGETDDPHLAALMQDYEKRLRRVAQVQVVIRSNKKIKSSLPADMCRLEGELVLQAVEAQDQVILLDNNGQMYSSEGFAEFLQAKMNRSVKNLVFVVGGAYGFSDEVKRRAQGTFSLSRMTFTHQMVRVIFLEQLYRAFTILRNEPYHH, from the coding sequence ATGAAAATCACGCTTATTCTGATCGGTGAAACGGATGACCCGCATCTGGCGGCGTTGATGCAAGACTATGAAAAACGTCTTCGCCGGGTGGCGCAAGTGCAGGTTGTAATCCGTTCCAACAAAAAGATTAAAAGTAGCTTACCCGCTGACATGTGCAGGCTTGAAGGCGAACTGGTCTTACAGGCCGTGGAAGCACAGGATCAGGTGATCCTGCTTGACAATAACGGGCAAATGTATTCCTCCGAAGGATTTGCCGAATTCCTCCAGGCAAAAATGAACCGATCCGTGAAAAACCTGGTTTTCGTGGTGGGAGGCGCTTATGGTTTTTCGGATGAAGTGAAACGGCGGGCGCAGGGCACTTTCTCCTTGTCCAGGATGACCTTCACACACCAGATGGTACGAGTGATTTTTCTGGAACAGCTCTACCGGGCGTTCACGATCTTGCGCAACGAACCTTACCATCATTGA
- a CDS encoding DUF4783 domain-containing protein, protein MKSLLCVIGWLFVSGMAMSSGITDVTDDISSAIKAGSSKELSRYLNYTVTLTIGDEEDAYSKEQASLILKDFFIKNPPESFSIMHKGASRDGSQYAIGRYISGNKAYRTYFLLKKAGDRFLIDALSFELDGSKE, encoded by the coding sequence ATGAAATCGTTGCTTTGTGTAATCGGGTGGTTGTTTGTCTCAGGCATGGCTATGTCTTCAGGTATCACGGATGTGACCGATGACATCTCCTCCGCCATCAAGGCCGGAAGTTCGAAAGAACTATCCAGGTATTTGAACTATACCGTTACCTTAACCATCGGTGACGAAGAAGATGCATACAGCAAAGAACAAGCTTCACTGATCCTCAAAGACTTCTTCATCAAGAACCCCCCGGAGAGTTTCAGTATCATGCACAAGGGTGCTTCCAGAGATGGATCCCAATACGCCATCGGGCGTTATATTTCGGGAAACAAGGCTTACCGTACTTATTTCCTGCTGAAGAAAGCGGGCGACCGTTTCCTCATCGACGCCCTTAGTTTTGAGCTCGATGGCAGCAAAGAGTGA
- the nadC gene encoding carboxylating nicotinate-nucleotide diphosphorylase — translation MQFPHLSADEVQALIERTLREDIGEGDHTSLACLPSGTQGKAELIAKAPGVIAGVELSRQIFHTVDTGIKWQANVVDGAAVQSGDRILTVSGPAASLLSAERLVLNFMQRLSGIATTTRAMVDVLAGTPVQVLDTRKTTPGLRALEKWAVHIGGGVNHRFGLDDMFLIKDNHIDFCGGVIQAIDRVLAYRDAKRLNLKIVVEARTLEEVSAIAGYGYVDRILLDNFPIPILKEAVSLIAGRMPSEASGNIGLHNVREYRDTGVDFVSSGSLTHSVVCLDLSLKTLV, via the coding sequence ATGCAGTTTCCACATCTGTCCGCAGATGAAGTTCAGGCCCTGATCGAACGGACCCTCAGAGAAGATATCGGTGAAGGAGATCATACTTCCCTGGCATGCTTGCCGTCTGGCACCCAAGGTAAGGCCGAACTGATAGCCAAGGCACCTGGTGTTATTGCCGGGGTGGAACTCTCCCGGCAAATATTTCACACGGTTGATACCGGCATCAAATGGCAGGCAAATGTAGTTGATGGTGCTGCCGTTCAATCAGGCGATCGCATCCTGACAGTCTCGGGTCCTGCCGCATCCCTTCTTTCAGCCGAGCGTCTTGTACTCAATTTCATGCAGCGATTGAGTGGCATTGCAACGACCACCCGTGCCATGGTGGATGTTCTGGCCGGTACCCCCGTGCAGGTACTGGATACACGCAAAACCACGCCTGGACTGCGGGCGCTTGAGAAGTGGGCCGTTCACATCGGAGGTGGCGTGAATCACCGCTTCGGATTGGATGATATGTTCCTCATCAAAGACAACCACATTGATTTCTGTGGGGGGGTAATTCAGGCCATCGACCGGGTGCTGGCATACAGGGATGCAAAACGGTTGAACCTGAAAATTGTGGTTGAGGCCAGGACCCTGGAAGAAGTCTCAGCCATTGCCGGATACGGGTATGTGGATCGCATTCTGTTGGATAACTTTCCGATTCCCATCCTGAAGGAAGCTGTGTCGCTGATCGCCGGGCGTATGCCCAGTGAGGCGTCCGGGAATATCGGTCTTCACAACGTGAGGGAATATCGGGATACAGGTGTGGATTTCGTATCTTCGGGCAGTCTTACACATTCTGTCGTTTGCCTGGATCTGAGCCTGAAAACCCTGGTTTGA
- a CDS encoding YihY/virulence factor BrkB family protein has product MQEKPKERKLLKFILELKLVAAVLELSKKIVLPGFDKLPLYDVAGFFIQGLQKSSITTRASSMAFHFFLALFPAIIFFFTLIPYIPIENFQDQLMELLGSVLPANVYDASRETIQDILSDKRGGLLSIGFLSMLYFSTNGINAMIHNFNQTFHTLESRNFVKQRLVSIFLLLILSTLLLTSISLIIFGRFLLNWLIGEGWIQAEWSIYLFETGKWITVLALYFFAISFIYYLGPSAKSQWRFISAGGTAASLFSIVVSLFFGYFVNNFGQYNKLYGSLGTIIVLMLFIYFNSIILLIGFELNASIRSASHRS; this is encoded by the coding sequence ATGCAAGAAAAACCCAAGGAGCGAAAGCTGCTGAAGTTTATCCTCGAGCTGAAGCTTGTTGCGGCTGTTCTTGAACTTTCCAAAAAGATTGTACTTCCCGGTTTTGATAAGCTGCCCCTTTACGACGTGGCGGGATTCTTTATTCAGGGATTGCAAAAAAGCTCAATTACCACGCGGGCCTCTTCCATGGCCTTCCATTTTTTCCTGGCATTGTTTCCTGCCATCATCTTTTTCTTCACACTGATTCCATATATCCCGATAGAGAATTTCCAGGATCAGCTCATGGAACTCCTGGGCAGCGTATTACCAGCCAACGTATATGATGCTTCCAGGGAAACAATCCAGGATATCCTAAGCGATAAAAGGGGTGGGTTGCTGTCCATCGGTTTTCTCTCCATGCTGTATTTCTCTACCAATGGCATCAATGCGATGATCCATAATTTCAACCAAACCTTTCATACGCTTGAGTCGCGGAATTTTGTCAAGCAACGTCTTGTCTCCATCTTTCTGTTGCTGATTTTGTCTACCCTGCTGCTGACCTCCATCTCATTGATCATCTTCGGTCGCTTTTTGTTGAATTGGCTGATAGGAGAGGGTTGGATTCAGGCAGAGTGGAGCATCTACCTGTTCGAGACCGGCAAGTGGATCACCGTACTGGCCCTCTATTTCTTCGCCATATCATTCATCTACTACCTGGGGCCTTCAGCCAAATCCCAATGGCGCTTCATCTCTGCAGGTGGCACGGCCGCCAGCCTGTTCTCCATCGTCGTTTCACTTTTCTTCGGTTACTTCGTGAATAATTTCGGACAGTACAACAAACTCTACGGTTCACTGGGTACCATCATCGTATTGATGCTGTTCATTTATTTTAACTCCATCATCCTGCTCATCGGATTTGAACTGAACGCAAGTATCCGTTCTGCCAGCCATCGTTCCTGA
- a CDS encoding PKD domain-containing protein, giving the protein MKNFRTLFMIAGLMCIAGLSATAQTYTAGVDQVDQEQTNWCWAANSECILRYYSTAVSQCEINNYNWSKSSCCNSPGGCNQTNEMQPIQDILSHFGPVHSDLYSGPLSVSQITGILGDERPFIIGVMWNAGGGHVVVGCGYNTNTSKLTVMDPWNGTTTNNYSGGSSIVISGSSGTWKEGLEVTDMPGGSMPVADVATDKSSGCGSLTVQFTDNSQGNPDTWLWDFKDGSTSSLQNPTHTFSAPGNYDVTLTVSNANGSDNQNIPITVGQGVPYPDKTVGPTDNTFGSGANYTGDQALIFDVTKACVLSSVKVYAQGSGNRTIELRDANDKVLQSKTVNIPDGESRVTLDFDLAVGTDYHIGINGTPNLYRNSAGPSYPYTLPGVLSIKSSTATPTELDYYYFFYDWKVREQGCELATGVQDMEDPLLGISSNPGNGVYQVSFSLSSQANTSILVYDLMGRQVFEKNLGTSPAGSQQQTVDMRDVANGNYMLSLRVDGHSYNRMISKMHR; this is encoded by the coding sequence ATGAAAAACTTCAGAACGCTTTTCATGATTGCCGGCCTGATGTGCATCGCCGGTTTGTCTGCGACCGCACAAACCTATACGGCAGGTGTAGACCAGGTTGATCAGGAACAAACCAACTGGTGCTGGGCAGCCAACAGCGAGTGTATCCTGCGGTACTACAGCACCGCGGTCAGCCAGTGTGAGATCAACAATTACAACTGGAGCAAAAGCAGCTGCTGCAATTCTCCCGGTGGCTGTAACCAAACCAATGAAATGCAGCCGATACAAGACATCCTGTCTCATTTCGGTCCCGTGCACAGCGATCTCTATTCAGGTCCGCTTTCTGTTTCACAGATCACCGGCATACTTGGTGATGAACGTCCTTTCATCATCGGGGTCATGTGGAACGCCGGAGGCGGTCACGTGGTGGTCGGTTGTGGTTACAACACAAACACCAGTAAACTCACAGTGATGGATCCGTGGAATGGCACAACCACCAACAACTACAGCGGTGGCAGCTCCATCGTGATCAGCGGAAGTTCGGGTACCTGGAAAGAAGGTTTGGAAGTCACCGATATGCCCGGCGGTAGCATGCCCGTTGCCGATGTAGCTACAGATAAAAGTTCGGGTTGCGGAAGCCTTACCGTTCAGTTTACAGATAATTCCCAGGGAAACCCTGATACCTGGCTGTGGGATTTCAAAGATGGTTCCACGTCCAGCCTTCAGAATCCAACCCATACGTTTTCCGCACCCGGTAATTATGATGTGACCCTGACCGTAAGCAATGCGAACGGCAGCGATAACCAAAACATTCCCATCACCGTCGGACAGGGTGTTCCCTATCCTGATAAAACAGTCGGGCCAACCGATAATACTTTTGGTAGCGGAGCCAATTATACCGGTGACCAGGCATTGATTTTCGATGTGACAAAAGCCTGTGTGCTGTCTTCTGTTAAAGTGTATGCCCAGGGTTCCGGTAACCGCACCATCGAGTTGCGGGATGCGAACGACAAGGTGCTGCAAAGCAAAACCGTGAATATCCCCGACGGCGAAAGCCGTGTGACCCTTGATTTCGACCTCGCCGTAGGTACGGATTACCACATCGGTATCAACGGAACACCCAATCTGTATAGGAACAGCGCAGGTCCCTCATATCCTTATACATTGCCAGGAGTACTCAGCATCAAGTCATCCACAGCCACCCCCACCGAGCTGGACTACTACTATTTCTTCTACGACTGGAAAGTGCGCGAACAGGGATGCGAGTTGGCCACCGGTGTTCAGGACATGGAAGATCCGTTGCTCGGTATTTCTTCCAACCCCGGTAACGGTGTGTACCAGGTTTCTTTCTCACTTTCTTCACAGGCCAACACCTCCATCTTGGTCTACGACCTTATGGGCAGGCAGGTGTTTGAAAAGAATTTGGGAACCTCCCCTGCCGGATCCCAGCAACAAACCGTGGATATGCGCGATGTGGCCAACGGCAATTATATGCTGTCGCTGCGCGTAGATGGTCATTCATACAACCGCATGATCAGTAAGATGCATCGGTAA